A portion of the Homo sapiens chromosome 16, GRCh38.p14 Primary Assembly genome contains these proteins:
- the PAM16 gene encoding mitochondrial import inner membrane translocase subunit TIM16, with the protein MAKYLAQIIVMGVQVVGRAFARALRQEFAASRAAADARGRAGHRSAAASNLSGLSLQEAQQILNVSKLSPEEVQKNYEHLFKVNDKSVGGSFYLQSKVVRAKERLDEELKIQAQEDREKGQMPHT; encoded by the exons ATG GCCAAGTACCTGGCCCAGATCATTGTGATGGGCGtgcaggtggtgggcagggccttTGCACGGGCCTTGCGGCAGGAGTTTGCAG CCAGCCGGGCCGCAGCTGATGCCCGAGGACGCGCTGGACACCGGTCTGCAGCCGCTTCCAAcctctccggcctcagcctccaggaggCACAGCAGATTCTCAACGTGTCCAAGCTGAGCCCTGAGGAGGTCCAGAAG AACTATGAACACTTATTTAAGGTGAATGATAAATCCGTGGGTGGCTCCTTCTACCTGCAGTCAAAG GTGGTCCGCGCAAAGGAGCGCCTGGATGAGGAACTCAAAATCCAGGCCCAGGAGGACAGAGAAAAAGGGCAGATGCCCCATACGTGA